The following proteins come from a genomic window of Elusimicrobiota bacterium:
- a CDS encoding aminotransferase class I/II-fold pyridoxal phosphate-dependent enzyme, whose product MRHDRAPLFETVLNHAKNNVVSFHTPGHKNGRGVDRRLRSFTGRNLYRMDLTVFPEVDSLHDPVGPIKKAQQLMAQAYGVEHSFFLVNGSSVGNMIMLMSACRPGDSVIISRNAHKSTMAGVTLSGVWPIWIQPKVDQHLDILLDSSPEQIEEALRLFPEAKAVFVTSPTYNGVTADLVKIAEICRSRGKILLVDEAHGPHLKFHKELPVSAVEAGADMCVQSTHKILSALSQGSVLHVQSDLVDVSRVRKVVSLLQTTSPNYLILASLDVARRQAVLEGHRLFDRVLRHAEFARRRINQLKNMSIFGRKEIQALGYDLDQTKLTVNVTRTGLSGLEVEDLLAEKYRVQVDAADLFNLIAIMGIGTDKSDVERLVDALADIDQKHRGSSRNWVLQIPELTTEMVMNPRDVFLSHKGKRVPLNKAVGQISAQTLTPYPPGIPVLIPGERITQEIVDYLADLARKDIRVVGQEGDELRTIKIVAAAV is encoded by the coding sequence ATGCGGCACGATCGCGCCCCCCTGTTCGAGACCGTCCTCAACCACGCGAAAAACAACGTGGTGAGCTTCCACACGCCCGGTCACAAGAACGGGCGGGGCGTGGATCGCCGCCTTCGGTCCTTCACCGGACGGAACCTTTACCGCATGGACCTGACCGTTTTCCCCGAGGTCGATTCGCTGCACGACCCGGTCGGGCCGATCAAAAAAGCCCAACAGTTGATGGCCCAGGCCTACGGGGTCGAGCATTCGTTTTTCCTCGTGAACGGTTCCTCCGTCGGAAACATGATCATGCTCATGAGCGCCTGCCGGCCGGGCGATTCGGTGATCATTTCGCGCAACGCCCACAAATCCACCATGGCGGGGGTGACCCTGTCCGGCGTTTGGCCCATCTGGATCCAGCCGAAAGTCGACCAGCACCTCGACATCCTGCTGGATTCCAGCCCGGAGCAAATCGAAGAAGCCCTGCGGCTCTTCCCCGAAGCCAAGGCCGTTTTCGTCACGAGCCCGACCTACAACGGGGTCACGGCCGATTTGGTAAAAATCGCCGAGATTTGCCGGTCGCGGGGCAAAATATTGCTGGTGGACGAGGCGCACGGACCGCACCTCAAATTCCACAAGGAATTGCCCGTGTCGGCCGTGGAGGCCGGCGCGGACATGTGCGTCCAGTCCACGCACAAAATCCTTTCCGCCTTGTCCCAGGGGTCGGTGTTGCACGTTCAATCGGACTTGGTGGACGTCTCGCGGGTGCGGAAAGTGGTGTCCCTCCTGCAAACCACAAGCCCGAATTACCTGATTCTGGCGAGCCTGGACGTCGCGCGGCGGCAGGCCGTGTTGGAAGGGCACCGGCTCTTCGACCGGGTGCTTCGCCACGCGGAATTCGCCCGGCGTCGCATCAATCAGTTGAAGAACATGTCGATCTTCGGACGCAAGGAAATCCAGGCGCTGGGCTACGACCTTGACCAAACGAAATTGACGGTCAACGTGACGCGCACGGGTTTGTCGGGGTTGGAGGTGGAGGATTTGCTGGCCGAGAAGTACCGCGTGCAGGTGGACGCGGCGGACCTCTTCAATTTGATCGCGATCATGGGCATCGGGACCGACAAGTCCGACGTCGAGCGGTTGGTGGACGCCCTGGCGGACATCGACCAAAAGCACCGCGGTTCTTCGCGCAACTGGGTCCTGCAGATTCCCGAATTGACGACGGAAATGGTGATGAACCCCCGGGACGTGTTTTTGTCGCACAAGGGAAAGCGGGTGCCCCTCAACAAGGCGGTCGGGCAGATTTCGGCCCAGACCCTGACCCCCTACCCCCCGGGCATCCCGGTGTTGATTCCCGGCGAAAGAATCACTCAAGAAATTGTAGACTACCTCGCGGATTTGGCCCGAAAAGACATCCGCGTGGTGGGCCAGGAAGGCGACGAATTGCGGACCATCAAAATCGTCGCCGCCGCCGTTTAG
- a CDS encoding TraR/DksA family transcriptional regulator encodes MATKKKKKPAAPAPIRRKKQPGTQAYEKRLLAMREDILRVVKGNQPGEMPLAEVGDEADAATQSSERELLFELSDNERNTLDAVEAAIRKINTGVYGLCEACRKKIPALRLKAIPHARYCVQCQARFDFPRR; translated from the coding sequence ATGGCCACGAAAAAAAAGAAAAAACCGGCCGCCCCGGCCCCGATTCGAAGGAAAAAACAACCCGGCACGCAGGCCTACGAAAAACGGCTGCTCGCCATGCGGGAAGATATTTTGCGCGTTGTGAAAGGAAACCAGCCCGGCGAGATGCCCCTGGCGGAAGTGGGCGATGAGGCCGACGCCGCGACGCAGTCCTCCGAGCGCGAACTCCTGTTCGAATTGTCCGACAACGAGCGGAACACCCTGGACGCCGTGGAAGCGGCGATCCGCAAAATCAACACCGGCGTCTACGGTCTGTGCGAAGCCTGCCGGAAGAAAATTCCCGCCCTTCGCCTCAAAGCCATCCCGCACGCGCGCTACTGTGTCCAATGCCAGGCGCGGTTTGACTTTCCGCGGCGCTAA
- a CDS encoding sulfurtransferase TusA family protein, with amino-acid sequence MSNARRGLTFRGAKKTIDARGLKCPLPTLRAALALERLPARGRLVLRSDDPVTAREFPAWCREFNHTLIRTEERGGVTRFEIQKK; translated from the coding sequence GTGTCCAATGCCAGGCGCGGTTTGACTTTCCGCGGCGCTAAAAAAACAATCGACGCGCGGGGCTTGAAGTGCCCGCTCCCGACGCTGCGGGCCGCCTTGGCGTTGGAGCGACTGCCCGCCCGCGGGCGGTTGGTGTTGCGTTCCGACGACCCGGTCACCGCCCGGGAGTTTCCCGCCTGGTGCCGGGAGTTTAACCACACCTTGATCCGCACGGAGGAACGGGGCGGCGTTACCCGCTTCGAAATTCAAAAAAAATGA
- a CDS encoding leucyl aminopeptidase: MKITFRFDGKPIDGPVARFAAAGADGPQALAATTDGGAKSLALAREDGFRGKAGEILCVRGGETTLWIGVGDPDSVDGTARRSAGAALCQRWREARWPRVAVAWPAEWTEPGHVGEFVEGARLAAYRFLRHQSGGNEEARTRAVVFRLPATAARTAALRRAETVVGAVDFARDLINTPASLKTPAVLARRAAALSGGGVRTRIFQKAALERMGAGGLLGVGRGSAHPPVMVHLHYKPARARSRIALVGKGVTFDSGGLSLKPADGMMTMKYDMAGAAIVMAVFWALKRLRPDVEVHGVAPLTENMPGPAAYKPGDVVRAMNGKTIEVLNTDAEGRVILADALSYAARLPVDRVIDVATLTGAATVALGKAYAALMTDDDALAQGLTDAARAAGEKVWRLPLEKSYRDHIKSHVADVKNIGNPGEAGTIIGGLFLKEFAGKKPWAHLDMAGIGWNGVGSALSPAGATGALVRTFLNYVTAGGKA, from the coding sequence ATGAAAATCACCTTTCGATTCGACGGCAAACCGATCGACGGGCCCGTGGCGCGTTTCGCCGCGGCGGGCGCGGACGGTCCCCAGGCCCTCGCGGCCACGACCGACGGCGGCGCGAAATCCCTCGCGTTGGCGCGGGAGGACGGGTTTCGCGGGAAAGCCGGGGAAATCCTTTGTGTGCGGGGGGGCGAAACGACCCTGTGGATCGGCGTGGGCGACCCCGATTCCGTGGACGGCACGGCGCGCCGGTCCGCGGGCGCGGCCCTTTGCCAGCGTTGGCGCGAGGCCCGGTGGCCCCGCGTGGCGGTCGCCTGGCCGGCGGAATGGACCGAGCCCGGCCATGTGGGGGAGTTCGTCGAAGGCGCGCGCTTGGCGGCCTACCGGTTCCTTCGGCACCAAAGCGGGGGGAACGAAGAGGCCCGGACGCGCGCGGTGGTCTTCCGCCTGCCCGCGACAGCGGCCCGGACCGCGGCTCTGCGGCGGGCCGAAACCGTCGTGGGCGCCGTGGATTTCGCCCGGGACTTGATCAACACCCCGGCCAGTTTGAAGACCCCCGCGGTTTTGGCCCGTCGGGCGGCCGCTTTAAGCGGCGGCGGGGTGCGAACGAGAATTTTCCAAAAGGCCGCCCTGGAGCGGATGGGCGCGGGGGGCCTGTTGGGCGTGGGGCGCGGCAGCGCCCACCCCCCGGTGATGGTGCATTTGCATTACAAGCCCGCCCGCGCGCGCTCCCGGATCGCCCTCGTCGGGAAAGGCGTGACGTTCGATTCCGGCGGGTTGTCGCTCAAGCCCGCCGACGGCATGATGACCATGAAGTACGACATGGCCGGCGCGGCCATCGTGATGGCGGTGTTTTGGGCCTTGAAAAGGCTGCGGCCCGACGTGGAGGTCCACGGCGTGGCGCCCCTGACGGAAAACATGCCGGGACCGGCCGCCTACAAGCCCGGAGACGTGGTGCGGGCGATGAACGGGAAAACCATCGAGGTACTGAACACCGACGCCGAGGGACGGGTCATTTTGGCCGACGCGTTGTCCTACGCCGCGCGGTTGCCGGTGGACCGGGTGATCGACGTGGCCACCTTGACCGGCGCGGCCACGGTGGCGCTGGGCAAGGCCTACGCCGCCCTGATGACGGACGACGACGCCTTGGCCCAGGGGTTGACCGACGCGGCGCGCGCCGCGGGTGAAAAAGTGTGGCGCCTGCCCTTGGAAAAATCCTACCGCGACCACATCAAAAGCCACGTCGCCGATGTGAAAAACATCGGAAACCCCGGGGAGGCCGGCACGATCATCGGGGGTTTGTTTTTAAAAGAGTTCGCGGGAAAAAAACCCTGGGCGCACCTGGACATGGCGGGCATCGGCTGGAACGGCGTCGGCTCGGCCCTGTCGCCGGCGGGCGCGACCGGGGCCCTCGTCCGCACCTTTTTGAATTACGTCACGGCCGGGGGAAAAGCGTGA
- a CDS encoding type 1 glutamine amidotransferase — protein MSLQGKKIGILIEKDYQDLEVWYPALRLREEGAEVLLIGTVERATKGKYGYPATADRLMEEVSAAELDGLIVPGGWAPDFLRRYAPVLRLVRDIAQAGKPLAAICHAGWVLASAGVLKGKKATSFSAIRADVENAGAAWVDEAVVVDGNLITSRTPDDLPAFTRAFIDALGRGRRP, from the coding sequence GTGAGTCTCCAAGGGAAGAAAATCGGGATTTTGATCGAAAAAGATTACCAGGACCTGGAAGTGTGGTACCCCGCCCTCCGGTTGCGCGAGGAGGGGGCGGAGGTGCTGTTGATCGGGACGGTGGAGCGGGCGACCAAAGGAAAATACGGGTACCCCGCCACGGCCGATCGGCTGATGGAGGAGGTGAGCGCCGCGGAGTTGGACGGATTGATCGTGCCCGGCGGATGGGCTCCGGATTTCCTCCGGCGGTACGCGCCGGTTTTGCGGTTGGTCCGCGACATCGCCCAGGCGGGAAAACCCTTGGCGGCCATCTGCCACGCGGGGTGGGTGTTGGCCTCGGCGGGGGTTTTGAAGGGGAAAAAAGCGACGTCTTTTTCCGCGATTCGCGCCGACGTGGAAAACGCGGGCGCCGCCTGGGTGGATGAGGCGGTCGTGGTGGACGGGAATTTGATCACGTCGAGAACCCCGGACGACCTCCCGGCGTTCACGCGGGCTTTCATCGACGCCTTGGGCCGGGGACGGCGCCCGTGA
- a CDS encoding ABC transporter substrate-binding protein: MFYGLVKGGVLPEGWRVKHVLKDIQSLNRDAARGKHHVTAISAAAFPDVADRYWALSVGASVGRKYGPRVVCLPKNRARLAGDDWSGLRIATPGPQTTALLLLRLARPGFTAVDRPFDKILDDVRRGRVDAGLIIHEGQLTYARHGTELVLDLGRWWHRETGLPIPLGLDVVRKDLGPAVARGLARLLHASIRHAYKNQKEAVRYALKFGRGIGADVGAKFVKMYVNRDTLDMGAEGVRALRTLYRLAARRGLIKKAPVFKVFRP, translated from the coding sequence ATGTTTTACGGGTTGGTCAAGGGCGGCGTCTTGCCCGAGGGGTGGCGGGTGAAGCACGTTTTGAAGGACATCCAATCCCTCAACCGGGACGCCGCGCGGGGAAAACACCACGTCACGGCGATCTCGGCCGCGGCGTTTCCCGACGTGGCGGACCGTTATTGGGCGTTGTCGGTGGGCGCCTCGGTGGGGCGAAAATACGGCCCCCGGGTCGTTTGCCTGCCCAAAAACCGGGCGCGACTGGCCGGTGACGATTGGAGCGGTCTGCGGATCGCCACCCCGGGGCCCCAAACCACCGCCCTCCTCCTTTTGCGTTTGGCGCGACCGGGCTTCACGGCCGTGGACCGCCCCTTCGACAAAATATTGGACGACGTGCGGCGCGGGCGGGTGGACGCGGGGTTGATCATCCACGAAGGGCAACTGACCTACGCCCGCCACGGCACCGAACTGGTCCTCGATTTGGGCCGCTGGTGGCACCGTGAAACGGGGTTGCCCATTCCCCTGGGTTTGGATGTGGTCCGAAAGGATTTGGGTCCCGCCGTCGCCCGTGGGTTGGCCCGGTTGTTGCACGCCAGCATCCGCCACGCGTACAAAAACCAAAAAGAGGCCGTGCGTTACGCGCTGAAATTTGGTCGCGGCATCGGGGCCGACGTGGGGGCGAAATTTGTGAAAATGTACGTCAACCGGGACACCCTGGACATGGGCGCGGAAGGCGTGCGGGCCCTGCGGACGCTCTACCGTCTCGCCGCCCGCCGGGGGTTGATCAAAAAGGCCCCCGTGTTTAAAGTTTTCCGTCCTTAA
- a CDS encoding HAMP domain-containing protein — translation MAHLFLAIDSRLRPWLFRVGLRGRLLFIFFLSIGPAVGLIVNEHFRREKTDLEEARGLSLIAAEMAAAEYEKILDTTRQVLMTYAQIDGLRRGGRVEAEKLLRSLQPLHPRFVNVGLTDAKGALLASAVARLDRLGRGVPIEHQRALFSNGFAVGDFQNDTLTGRSVIHCVYPVVGSGGRASRLIFASLDLRGLGFDTKSFARLAGGRLILLDRQGRLLASTDPVLVPGTTPPWPEKTLRLFENNQEPKLVVEDGVHLFGRSLLRLWPNPGLSVVYDVSLEVLHRPQHRQMIGGVLSMVSALMFAGFFVSVAGHLFLTRHVGNLIVATERVSRGDMTARTGIRDEPGELGRLARAIDVMAENIGERERSLAAARGSLEEQVKERTRELEETNKELETFGYSVSHDLRAPLRAIDGFSQILLNEHAAGLTPEGRRLLGVVVKNTKHMAVLIDDLMVYSKLGRQSVMPGSIDMDELIRDLKLEFTTMQPDRTVTWDIGPLPAAWGDAGMLRQVFYNLLTNALKFTRQTVNPLVRIAGEKVDGTTRYVVRDNGVGFDSNHQRRLFQPFQRLHSAQEFEGTGVGLAIAQRVVVKHGGTIVAESQPQEGATFTVTLPVGPL, via the coding sequence ATGGCCCACCTCTTTTTGGCCATCGACAGTCGTCTTCGGCCCTGGCTTTTCCGCGTGGGCTTGCGCGGGCGCCTGTTGTTTATCTTTTTCCTGTCCATCGGACCGGCGGTGGGGCTGATCGTCAACGAGCACTTCCGGCGTGAAAAAACGGATTTAGAAGAGGCCCGCGGCCTCTCCTTGATTGCGGCCGAAATGGCCGCCGCCGAATACGAAAAAATCTTGGACACCACCCGCCAAGTTTTAATGACCTACGCGCAAATCGATGGGTTGCGCCGGGGGGGGCGGGTCGAAGCGGAAAAGCTTTTGCGTTCGTTGCAACCCCTTCATCCGCGTTTTGTCAACGTGGGGTTGACCGACGCCAAGGGCGCGCTTTTGGCCAGCGCGGTGGCTCGGTTGGATCGCCTGGGCCGGGGGGTGCCGATCGAGCACCAAAGGGCCCTTTTCAGCAACGGGTTCGCGGTGGGGGACTTCCAAAACGACACTCTCACGGGACGGTCGGTGATTCATTGCGTTTATCCCGTCGTCGGTTCCGGGGGCCGAGCGTCCCGGCTGATTTTTGCTTCCCTGGATTTGCGCGGCTTGGGTTTCGACACAAAATCCTTCGCCCGGCTCGCGGGGGGGCGGTTGATTTTATTGGACCGGCAGGGGCGCCTTCTGGCGTCCACCGATCCCGTCCTGGTCCCGGGCACAACGCCCCCCTGGCCGGAAAAAACATTGCGCTTGTTTGAAAACAACCAGGAGCCGAAATTGGTCGTGGAAGACGGCGTACATTTGTTTGGCCGAAGTTTACTGCGGTTGTGGCCGAACCCCGGCTTGTCGGTTGTTTACGACGTTTCTTTGGAGGTGCTCCATCGGCCCCAGCACCGGCAAATGATCGGGGGCGTCCTGTCGATGGTCTCGGCGTTGATGTTCGCCGGTTTTTTCGTGTCTGTCGCCGGGCATTTGTTCCTCACCCGCCACGTCGGCAACCTGATCGTGGCCACGGAGCGGGTGAGTCGGGGGGACATGACGGCCCGCACGGGCATTCGGGACGAGCCGGGAGAGTTGGGGCGCTTGGCGCGGGCCATCGATGTCATGGCCGAGAACATCGGGGAGCGGGAGCGCTCCCTCGCCGCCGCCCGCGGAAGTTTGGAGGAGCAAGTGAAGGAGCGGACCCGGGAATTGGAAGAAACCAACAAAGAATTGGAAACTTTCGGGTACTCGGTGTCGCACGATTTGCGGGCGCCGCTCCGGGCCATTGACGGATTTTCGCAAATCCTTTTAAACGAACACGCCGCGGGTTTGACACCCGAGGGGCGACGCTTGCTCGGGGTCGTGGTCAAAAACACCAAACACATGGCGGTTTTGATCGATGATTTGATGGTTTACTCGAAATTGGGGCGGCAAAGCGTGATGCCCGGTTCCATCGACATGGACGAACTGATTCGGGATTTGAAACTGGAGTTCACCACGATGCAACCCGATCGCACGGTCACTTGGGACATCGGCCCGCTGCCGGCCGCCTGGGGCGACGCCGGCATGTTGCGGCAGGTGTTTTACAACTTGCTCACGAACGCCCTCAAATTCACGCGCCAGACCGTCAACCCCCTTGTGCGAATCGCGGGGGAAAAAGTGGACGGGACGACCCGTTACGTGGTGCGGGACAACGGCGTCGGCTTTGACTCGAACCACCAGCGGCGTCTCTTCCAACCTTTCCAACGCCTCCATTCCGCCCAGGAATTTGAAGGAACCGGCGTGGGATTGGCGATCGCTCAACGGGTGGTGGTCAAGCACGGGGGAACGATCGTGGCCGAGAGCCAACCCCAGGAAGGGGCGACGTTCACCGTCACGTTGCCGGTGGGGCCCCTGTGA
- a CDS encoding response regulator has protein sequence MSAPTRVLMVEDRPEDRELIEHELKNAKILFESQNVTTREDFLKALRSFKPDIVLSDFSLPEFDALEAIGILRRYESAVPFILVTGAQSEEIAVECMKRGADDYIMKSTLKRLPSAVLNALKNRAAEQQIAQTEGTLREQERQYRTIAEHTRDLIYILDAQGQFTYVSPSFRQSLGYDPAALVGLKAFALIHPDDTVTAREVFRNLPATGNGHAVPFRYKTQDGRWRQYESVVSWAVDEKGDKIQAVVVARDIEDRRQLEDQVRQAQKMDAVGRLAGGVAHDFNNLLTAINGYSDLLLRALEEGDPRRADVEEIKDTAARAAALTQQLLAFSRRQITQPTVMDVNTVVGRVEKMLRRLIGEDIALKTVLAPELHRTRADVGQIEQVIMNLSVNAREAMPQGGTLILETANVSLGPEAEAPAGDYALLTVTDTGCGMDPAVAEHLFEPFFTTKDKRRGTGLGLSTVYGILQQAGAHIRLTTIPGQGTAFRLYFPRVDDAPAPAATALQSDDAFFRGNERVLLAEDDRAVRVMAARVLRQGGYRVTEAANGEEALRLTEDPNFAVDLLITDVVMHGLSGPDLAKILTEKRPGVKVVYISGYMGEDARTSVLKDAGATFLPKPFRPRDLLQKARTILDGGPRPEGA, from the coding sequence GTGAGCGCACCGACCCGCGTCTTGATGGTGGAGGACCGGCCCGAAGATCGGGAGCTTATCGAGCACGAATTGAAGAACGCCAAGATCCTGTTCGAATCCCAAAACGTGACGACGCGGGAAGATTTTTTGAAAGCTTTGCGGTCCTTTAAACCCGACATCGTCCTGTCCGATTTCTCCTTGCCCGAGTTTGACGCTTTGGAGGCCATCGGCATCCTGAGACGGTACGAAAGCGCGGTGCCGTTTATCCTGGTGACCGGCGCGCAGTCGGAGGAAATCGCCGTGGAGTGCATGAAACGCGGTGCCGACGATTACATCATGAAATCGACCCTCAAACGTTTGCCGTCCGCCGTCCTCAACGCCCTGAAAAACCGGGCCGCGGAACAACAGATCGCTCAAACCGAGGGAACCCTGCGGGAGCAGGAACGGCAATATCGGACTATCGCCGAACACACCCGGGATTTGATTTACATTTTGGACGCCCAGGGGCAATTCACCTACGTCAGCCCGTCATTCCGCCAAAGTCTGGGGTACGATCCCGCCGCGTTGGTCGGGTTAAAGGCCTTCGCGTTGATTCATCCCGATGACACCGTCACGGCGCGCGAGGTGTTCCGCAACTTGCCCGCCACCGGGAACGGGCACGCCGTGCCGTTCCGCTACAAGACCCAAGACGGACGTTGGCGGCAATACGAATCGGTGGTCAGTTGGGCGGTGGATGAAAAGGGCGACAAGATCCAGGCGGTGGTCGTGGCGCGGGACATCGAAGACCGGCGCCAGTTGGAGGACCAGGTGCGCCAGGCCCAAAAAATGGACGCGGTGGGGCGGTTGGCCGGCGGCGTGGCCCACGATTTCAACAATTTGCTGACCGCCATCAACGGTTATTCGGATTTGCTTCTACGGGCTTTGGAGGAAGGCGACCCGCGACGCGCGGACGTGGAGGAAATCAAGGACACCGCCGCCCGGGCGGCGGCCCTGACCCAACAATTGCTCGCTTTTTCCCGACGGCAAATCACCCAACCGACGGTGATGGACGTGAACACGGTGGTGGGCCGGGTGGAGAAAATGCTGCGCCGGCTGATCGGGGAAGACATTGCCCTCAAAACGGTCTTGGCTCCGGAACTGCACCGGACCCGGGCGGATGTGGGCCAAATCGAGCAAGTGATTATGAATTTAAGCGTCAACGCCCGGGAAGCCATGCCCCAGGGCGGAACCCTGATTTTGGAAACGGCCAACGTGTCCTTGGGGCCCGAGGCCGAGGCCCCCGCCGGCGATTACGCCCTGCTCACGGTCACCGACACCGGCTGCGGCATGGACCCCGCGGTGGCCGAACACCTGTTCGAGCCGTTTTTCACCACCAAGGACAAGCGACGGGGCACGGGCCTGGGGTTGTCCACCGTCTACGGCATCTTGCAACAGGCGGGGGCGCACATTCGTCTCACCACCATCCCGGGGCAGGGAACCGCGTTTCGTCTGTATTTCCCGCGCGTGGACGACGCGCCGGCCCCCGCGGCGACCGCTCTGCAAAGCGACGACGCGTTTTTCCGCGGGAACGAGCGCGTTCTTTTGGCCGAGGACGATCGGGCGGTTCGGGTCATGGCGGCCCGCGTTCTTCGCCAGGGGGGGTACCGCGTGACCGAGGCCGCCAACGGCGAGGAGGCCCTCCGGCTGACCGAAGACCCCAATTTCGCCGTGGATTTGTTGATCACCGATGTCGTGATGCACGGTCTGAGCGGTCCGGATCTGGCCAAAATATTAACGGAAAAACGGCCGGGGGTGAAAGTGGTCTATATCTCCGGCTACATGGGAGAGGACGCCCGCACGAGTGTTTTGAAAGACGCCGGGGCGACCTTTTTGCCCAAGCCGTTTCGCCCCCGGGATTTGCTTCAAAAGGCGCGGACCATCCTCGACGGCGGCCCGCGCCCGGAGGGGGCATGA
- a CDS encoding response regulator: MKVLVVDDDRSARDFAARVLAEAGYEVSTVDSGEAALTRLPEGFEIVVTDLDMPGGLNGVQVTQEVRRSTAADVVIMTAFPDMSTAIHAVRAGAYDYLVKPFSPDTLRLAVDRCAQRRRLSKELERERALKEELSRAYNELSRMQKVRDLLGQFTTPEVVKFVTEHPDDFRTRGDRRVVTVMFVDVRGFTPYAAKVSPEEAVGTLNQYFELLVGAVQENGGVVNKFLGDGLMAVFGAPQPNPRHALDAVWAAHKARTLLHFLSPEADLQLGFAINTGEVVAGCLGAKDRTEYSVIGSPVNLAARMEKAARPGDILVGPETARLVQNDFFIETLPASVFAGFTDPIALGSVVGPRDPVQSLAS, encoded by the coding sequence ATGAAAGTTTTGGTGGTGGACGACGACAGGTCGGCGCGGGATTTCGCCGCGCGCGTGTTGGCTGAAGCCGGTTACGAGGTGTCCACGGTCGATTCCGGCGAGGCGGCGCTGACCCGCTTGCCCGAGGGCTTCGAGATCGTCGTGACGGATTTGGACATGCCCGGGGGTCTCAACGGGGTTCAGGTCACCCAGGAGGTTCGGCGATCGACCGCGGCCGACGTGGTGATCATGACCGCTTTCCCCGATATGTCCACGGCCATTCACGCCGTGCGGGCGGGCGCGTACGATTATTTGGTGAAACCCTTTTCGCCCGACACGCTGCGGTTGGCGGTGGATCGTTGCGCCCAACGGCGGCGGCTTTCCAAGGAATTGGAGCGGGAGCGCGCTTTAAAAGAAGAGTTGAGCCGCGCTTACAACGAACTGTCCCGGATGCAAAAAGTCCGCGATCTCCTCGGCCAATTCACGACGCCGGAGGTGGTCAAGTTCGTGACCGAGCACCCCGACGATTTTCGCACGCGGGGGGACCGCCGGGTGGTGACGGTGATGTTCGTCGACGTGCGGGGTTTCACACCGTACGCGGCCAAGGTGTCCCCGGAAGAGGCGGTCGGCACCTTGAACCAGTACTTTGAACTTCTGGTGGGCGCCGTGCAGGAAAACGGCGGGGTGGTCAACAAGTTTTTGGGGGACGGTTTGATGGCCGTTTTCGGCGCGCCCCAGCCCAACCCCCGGCACGCCCTCGACGCCGTTTGGGCGGCCCACAAGGCGCGAACCCTGTTGCATTTCCTTTCCCCGGAGGCCGATTTGCAATTGGGGTTCGCCATCAACACCGGCGAAGTCGTGGCCGGTTGCCTGGGCGCCAAGGACCGGACGGAATACAGCGTGATCGGATCGCCCGTCAATCTGGCCGCGCGAATGGAAAAGGCCGCGCGACCCGGGGACATTTTGGTGGGCCCCGAAACGGCGCGGCTTGTTCAAAACGATTTTTTCATTGAAACCTTGCCCGCCTCCGTGTTCGCCGGATTCACGGACCCCATCGCCCTGGGATCGGTGGTGGGGCCGCGCGACCCCGTACAATCCCTCGCCTCTTGA
- a CDS encoding RNA pseudouridine synthase has translation MTPGAVLLENEDLLVIDKPAGRDVIPSRDPRAPACLRDEWSALRGRVWVVHRLDRDTSGVLVFAKNPAAHRRWNAAFVNRRVQKSYLAIVRGELPLVGAVVQPLREFGSGRMGVDPRGKPSETRYAVLSAGNGARVLTVTPVTGRRHQIRAHMAFAGAPVDGDPLYGPAPRPIGGAPRLMLHAWRLSLPGEPAFPPAVEAPWPRALRDWIRVVGAEQIVYREAERGTGL, from the coding sequence TTGACTCCCGGCGCCGTTCTCCTGGAAAACGAGGACCTCCTCGTGATCGACAAACCCGCGGGACGGGACGTGATCCCGTCCCGGGACCCCCGCGCGCCCGCCTGTTTACGGGACGAGTGGTCCGCGTTGCGGGGACGCGTGTGGGTGGTGCACCGTTTGGACCGGGACACCAGCGGGGTCTTGGTTTTCGCCAAAAACCCCGCCGCCCATCGACGTTGGAACGCGGCTTTTGTAAACCGGCGGGTTCAGAAATCCTACCTGGCGATCGTTCGGGGGGAATTGCCCTTGGTCGGCGCGGTGGTTCAACCCCTGCGGGAGTTCGGGTCCGGACGGATGGGCGTGGACCCCCGGGGCAAACCTTCGGAAACGCGGTACGCGGTTTTGAGCGCCGGCAACGGCGCGCGGGTTTTGACCGTGACGCCCGTGACCGGTCGACGGCACCAAATCCGGGCGCATATGGCATTCGCCGGGGCGCCCGTGGACGGCGACCCCCTTTACGGTCCCGCGCCGCGGCCCATCGGGGGCGCGCCCCGCCTGATGTTGCACGCCTGGCGGTTGTCGTTGCCGGGGGAACCCGCCTTCCCTCCGGCGGTGGAAGCCCCGTGGCCCAGGGCCCTGCGCGATTGGATCCGCGTTGTCGGCGCGGAACAAATAGTGTATCGTGAGGCCGAAAGGGGGACCGGTCTATGA